TATTGCAATGGAAACGAAGAGAAGCAAACAAGAGAAACGGCAAGAAATAAATTTTAAAAATAAAGCTTATATTCGAGAATTGGATTCTCCTGAGCTTGGTGTATTTATCAAAAAATAGAATTTTATTAGCTAAAACGTCACAAATTTAAAATTTACTGAGAAAATAAAGAGAGTAATGCTTTTTTGAGATGTAATGTGACGAAAAGTGCTGTTGAAACAATTCTAGAGCGTGCCTTAGTGGGCTGTGATTTATCCCTAGAAGAGGGAGCGGTATTGTTAAAACAAACTGAGCCAGAGGCGATCGCAGCTATTTGCGCCACAGCTGACAAACTCCGCTACAGTCAAGTAGGTGATACAGTTACCTACATAATTAACCGTAATATCAACTTTACTAATATCTGTGAGCAGCACTGTAGTTTTTGTGCTTTCCGTAGAGATGACGGTGATAATGGTGCGTACTGGTTAGATTCGGCACAAATTTTGGAAAAGGCTACAGATGCAGTGCAGCGGGGTGCTACAGAAATCTGTATGCAAGGAGGATTAAACCCACAAGCGCAGATAAACGGCAAATCTTTGCCTTATTACCTGAAATTAGTGGAAACCATCAAACAGGAATTTCCCCAAATTCATCTCCATGCTTTCTCACCCCAAGAAGTGCAGTTTATAGCTAGACTTGATGGACTTAAGTATGCTGATGTAATTATTGCTTTACGAGATGCTGGTGTTGGCTCAATGCCAGGAACAGCAGCTGAGGTATTGGATGATGAAGTCAGGCGAATACTGTGTCCAGAGAAGATTGACACAGCCACTTGGCTAGAAATAGTCAGTACGGCTCACAAATTAGGCTTAAACACCACAAGTACTATGCTGTCTGGGCATATTGAAACCCACGAACAGCAAATTGGGCATTTAGAAAAATTGCGATCGCTCCAAAAAACTGCGATCAATCAGGGATACCCAGCCAGAATTACTGAGTTTATTTTATTGCCATTCGTTGGACAAGAAGCACCCAAACCCTTACGTCGCCGTGTCGGACGCGATCAACCAGTTTTAGCTGATGCCCTATTATTGGGGGCTGTAGCACGGATTTTCTTGGGAAATTGGATTCCTAACCATCAACAGAGTTGGGTAAAACTAGGGCTTGCAGGTGCGACAGAAGCCTTAAACTGGGGTTGCAACGATATCGGCGGCACATTGATGGAAGAACACATTACCACAATGGCAGGAGCCTTGGGCGGCACTTGTATGGAAGTAGAAAGCCTACAAACCGCGATCGCTTCTCTAGGGAGACCTTTTCAACAACGAGATACTCTATATCAGAAAGTTAAAAGTGAGGAAATAGGAGTTAGGAGTTAATAGTCAAAAGTGGTTGCTCTGTATTTATTCTTGTCCCCTTGCCCCCTGCACCCCTGCACCACTCCCCTATTCAACACTCAGCACTGAATTGATCCCCAAGATACCAATCCAGGATAGGATGGACGTTGATTTGCGTAGTATTTCACTGAATGCATATGAAGCGCTATTGGTCGCGTCTGCTTGCGCTAGTTTTGGTTCTAGCCATTGGCTTAATGGGCTGTTCTGGTAGTCCAGATAGTTTGACAGGGGATTATCGGCAAGACACTTTGACTGTAGTTAATGCCATGAGACAAGCCCTGGATTTATCAGAGGATTCACCAAATAAAACAGAAATTCAAGCAGAAGCGCGTCAAAAAATTAATGACTTTTCAGCTCGCTACCAACGGGCAAACTCAGTTTCTGGTCTTAGCTCCTTTACAACCGTCCGAACAGCCCTCAACTCCCTAGCTGGACATTACAGTTCTTATCCAAATCGTCCCGTACCGCAAAAGCTCAAAAATCGTTTAGAAAAAGAGTTACAGCAGGTAGAATCAGCGCTTAAGCGTGGTGGTTAATTATCCGCTAACCTATGTCCTCAGTCACGAGGAGCCAGCGCTGTGCTAAGGTTCCAAAAATTGAGCGAACTTGCTCTCAAGAGTCCAAACTTAAAACTTTGGATTCTTGACTAGTTTGTTAAATTTAGCTAAATCTGGTTTTGAAACTTTGAATTAATTGTCATTGGCGATAAAGTCAACAAACTGTAGATGAGAACTTAGGCGAAACATCTCATGTGAATTAATTGATTAATACTCCCCTGGCAAGAAGCTAGGGGATTCTTACTTTGGCAAAATTTTACTAATCAAAGCAAAGATAAAATCTTCTAAAAAGCAGGCTAAGCCTGCTTTTTGTTCAGGCTTTTTGCATATACTATTATCTATTTATACAAAAATCTGGCAACAGAAACAGAAGTTTGGCAGTCTTAGAAAAGTAGGCTTAAAAATCCTGATTATTGAAATATCAAATTCGATAAAAGTCGCCCGAAGTCAAATAATTTGGGGTCGATAATCGTTTTGCCCATCTACCTGTACGTATGTCTAACCGTCCCTTGAACGTTGCAAGACCGATATTATTTTGGCGACGCCTTTTCGCTGTTATTGTCACTAGTAGCTTGTTAACCCCCAACTTTGGGAGCCAACCAGTAGGGGCGCAAGTCACGCAATATTGTCAGTTATCATCTACAGCGGCACAAAAGAAAGAAAACTTACGCCTGTCAGCTTTTAAAGGTAATCAAGATGCTCAGGCTCGTTACCAAAAGCTGGTGCGGCAACAGGCAAAAGAATTACAAGAGTGCCGCCGTCGTACTTGGCCCCAAACCCAAGCTCTTTGGTTGCGTTTGTATCCTTGCGACATTCGTCCAGGTGCAATCGAGCAAATTATGGATCGGATTGCTAACCGCGGTTATAACCAAGTTTATGTGGAAGTGTTTTACGACGGGCAAGTACTATTGCCAGCAACAGCTAACCCCACAGTTTGGCCTTCTGTAATTCGCACTTCAGGTGCAGAAAACGCCGATCTGCTCTCCACAGCAATTCAAAAAGGTCGGCAACGCGGTTTGAAAGTTTACGCCTGGATGTTTACAACAAATTTCGGCTATACTTACGCCCAGCGTCGAGATCGGGAAGGAGCGATCGCTCGCAATGGCAAGGGTCAAACTAGTCTATACGTTGTCAATGATAGCTCGCAAGTATTTATCGATCCCTACAACCCACAAGCTAAACGCGACTACTACAACTTAGTACAGCAAGTACTGCGCCGTCGCCCGGATGGCTTGCTATTGGACTACATACGCTATCCGCGACAAACAGGAAGTGATTCTATTGCCACCAAAGTCACAGATTTGTGGCTATTTAGTCCAGCAACCCAAGAAGCTTTATTTAGACGCGCCCTGAATTACAAAGGGCTGGACTTGATTCGGCGGTTTTTGAGTAAGGGTTACGTCACCGCCGGAGACATCACTCAAGTTGATAAACTTTATCCGCAGGAAGGTGAACCGATGTGGCAAGGGCGCATTCGGCCAGCCCAAAAGTCAATTCTGCCTGCAAGCAACAGACAACCACTTTTACAATGGGAGTTGTGGCAGCTTTGTGTTGCCCATGCCATGCAAGGAATCATAGATTTTATCAGCATGGCCAGTTATCCAGCAAAGCAACAAGGCATTCCTACAGGGGCGGTGTTTTTTCCTGAAGGCAACCAAATGTTAGGACAAGGCTATGATTCCCGCTTGCAACCTTGGGACAGATTCCCCAGCACTTTAGAATGGCATCCCATGTCTTATATGACTTGCGGTAATGCCAGTTGTATCGCGGCGCAAGTAAAAAGGGTTTTGAGTATGGCAAAACCAGGAACACAGGTGATTCCAGCTTTAGCTGGTAAATGGGGACAATCAGTCAGTAATCGTCCACCACTGGAAGCGCAAATGCAGGCACTTCGGCAATTTGCCCCTCGGTTGCGAGGAGTTAGCCATTTTGCTTATTCTTGGCAATACCCTCAAAATGATAGCGATCGCAAATTCTGCCGCATTCGGTAAGCAGTAAATCCCAGATTAGAGAAGCTACAGGAGTCTCCCTGCTTATCTTCCCCTTTCTGGTTTTTTGCTTAATAAAGCAATTGGGCATGATTAATTTCGCCAATCGCTCAACTGCACTTTTAAAAAATAACGCACATGGTCAGAGTATATTATTTTACTTTGTCTCCATCCAATTCTCACCTGCACGCACATCTACGATTAACGGTACGCTTAATTGCACCGCATCTTCCATCACCGACTTAATTTGTGGTTGTAATTCTTCCCACTCTTGGGGGGAAACTTCAAACACTAATTCATCATGAACTTGTAACAATAAACGTGCTTGATATCCTTTTAAAATTTCATGCAGTTTTACCATCGCAATTTTGATAATATCAGCACTTGAACCTTGAATTGGTGCATTAGCAGCGGAGCGTAGTAATCCGGCATCGTAAGGGCCCAAATTCTTTAATTTACTCAAGTCAATATCTTCTGGGTTGCGATCTTTTAACTTGCGTAGACTGTTGTTGGTAAACTCAACATAACGACGACGACCGAGAATAGTTTCTACATAACCTTGAGCGATCGCTTGCTTTTTCACTCCCTCTAAATATGCGAAAACTTTAGGATAGCGTTCGTTAAATCGCTTGATAAACTCATTAGCAACAGCTTTATCTATACCTGTTGAGCGCGAAAATCTTAGAGAACCCATTCCATAAATTACACCAAAATTAATAGTTTTGGCCAACCTTCGTTCATCTGATGTTATGTCTTCTTTTTCAAATACCAAACGCGCCGTAACGGTATGAATATCTTCATTTTGCTGATATGCTTGCACCAATATTGGCTCTTGACTTAAATGAGCCAATATTCGTAACTCAATTTGTGAGTAATCAGCAGCCACCATTAACCAACCAGGTTCTGGTAAAAATGCCTTACGAATTTGACGACTAAAAGCAGTCCGAATGGGGATATTTTGTAAATTTGGATTGGAAGAAGATAATCTACCAGTTGATGTTGCTACTTGGTTGAAATCAGTATGTAATCGTTGGGTATCTGGACGTACTAGGGCTGGAAGTGCATCAACATAAGTAGACTTTAATTTCGACAAAGTGCGATACTGAATAATCGCCTCAACAAACCCAGTATCATCAACTTCTTGGAGTTTTTCTAGTGTTGCTGCGTCTGTAGAGTATCCCGTCTGAATTTTACGGGAATGCTTGGTGCTTAATCCTAATTTTTCAAATAATATCTGGCTCAATTGTTTGGGAGAACCCAAGTTAAAATTTTCCCCAGCTATTTCAATAGCTTGTTCCTGCAACCTTGCTAAATCTATTTCTAACTGCTGCGAAAGTTCTTTTAAATAAGCTGAATTAATGCGGACACCTGTATATTCCATTTCCGCTAAAACTGCTTCTAGAGGCTGCTCTACTTCTACTAACAACTTGTACAGAGCTGGAATTTTCTCCAGTTCCTCACGCAGTTTCGGCACTAATCCAAATGTAGAATAAACATCCATACCGCAGTAATCTGCAACAGCAGGAATATCTATGTCAGCGATACTTTTGCCTTTAGGAACTAAATCCACATAACTTTTTGCTATCAATCCCAAATATCGCTGAGCCAAGTCGCTCAAATTATGGCTAGTATCTGCATTTAGAAGATAACTTGCTAGCATTGGATCAAACACCACTCCCGCCAAGTTAATTCCTTGACAGCGGAAAACTAAGCGGTCAAATTTGGCATTCTGTAAACTCTTAGGATATTCTGCACTTTCTAAAATTGGACGTAGTGCTGTTAGTGCTACATCTAGATTCAAATTTTCCCCAGTTTTATGCCCAAGGGGAATATAGGCAACTTCATCTGGTTTTGTTCCCCAACAGCAACCAATTCCTACTAATTCAGCGTCTCTTGGTTCTAAGTCTGTGGTTTCAGTATCCCAAGCAACAGGTGTTTGTGGATTAGTAAATTTTTGCAAAAGCTTCACTAACTCAGTTAGTTTGGCTTCTGTATCGATGATGTTTGGTTGAATTAGTGTTTGGGAACCGTCGCCTAATAAAGCAGATTGCTCTTGTGCAGCTTGTGTTTCAGCAAAACTGAAAAATGCCAGATCCCCGCTTTCAAATTCTGGTTCTGTGTCTGCTGTATCTGTTGCCTCAGCTGTTTGTACTTCTTCAACTAAACCACCAAAACGTTGCTGAAGTTCGTTGATTTGTCCTAAAAATTTCTTAAATTCTAACTTTTCTAAAATTGGTGTAAGGACGTTTGTATCAAATCCTTTTAATTTACACTTTTCTAAATCAACTTCTATAGGAACATCAATAACTATTTGTGCTAAATAGCGAGATTTCTCAGCATCTTCTTTACCTGTTGCCAGTTTTTTCTGAGTAGCACCTTTAATTTCATCTAAAGCAGCATAAATTTGCTCAAGAGAACCATAAGTATTAAGCAGCTGTACTGCGGTCTTTTCTCCTATTCCTTTAACCCCAGGAATATTATCTGATTTATCACCACAAAGAGCTTTAAAATCAACAATTTGTGTAGGTAAAACGCCAAGCTTTTCTTTAACTTGTTCTGCTTCAAATTCAGTGATGCTATTTGTAGAACGCTTTAGGGCATCTGGACTGAAATTTAGCACAGTGATTTCTTTATCAGGGTCAATCAATTGAAATAAATCGCGATCGCCAGTCAGAATCTTCACTTTATACTCAGCAGCAGTTGCTCTCTGTGCTAAAGTTCCCAAAACATCGTCTGCCTCGTAACCAGGGGCAGTGAAAATCGGCAGATTAAAGCCATTGAGCAACTCTTGGAGATTTTCTAAGTCAGGAATAAAATCTTCTGGCGTTTCAGGACGACCAGCTTTATAAGTATCATCGGCTTCATGCCGGAAGGTTGTCTCAGCCAAATCAAAGGCAACAGCCATTGCTTGTGGCTGTTGTGTTGCCATTACCTCTAGTAAGCACTTAATAAAGCCAAAACAGATACTGGTTGGAATTCCCGCTTTGGTACGCAGTCCGCCATCTCGTCCTTTAGCAAAGGCGAAGTATGAACGATAAGCGAGGGAGTGTCCATCCACTAGGATAAACGTGGGGCGTGTTGCGGTAGTAGAATCGGAAGTCAACTGGTTAAAGGAAGTTTGGGACATAGCCTTATTTTAGCCAGTGGCTTACGTTGCGTGAACAAATGGTGTAATTTAAGCTGATTTTTTCATGATTTTTCAGCTTTTGTAGGTGAAGAAGACGCGATTCATCGCGTCTTCTTCACCCAAGGATATGTTGCAATCATTAATTGAATTGGTATTAACATTTCCAGTCAATCCAATTTTTTCTACCACTCCCAACTGTCTATATAGAGCCTGTTAACCTTACAAATCTAGAAAATTTATGCAGAAAGCATCTGCCACACACTTGGCATCAACTGGAAATCAGGCTATTGCTGCCAAAGACATCAAACTGCTGGTTGTAGATGTAGATGGCACGATCGCCGGAAAATCTAACACGTTGAGTAAAGCTGTCAAACAAGCGATCGCAGCAGTGCAAGCACGAGGAATTCAAGTGGCGATCGCTACAGGGCGGATGTACTGCTCAGCCTTACGTTTCCATCAAGAAATTAGCTCGAATCTACCACTGTTAGCCTATCAAGGAGCCTGGATTCAAGACCCAGCCAATCAAAAAATTCATCGCAATTTGGTTGTTTCCAGAAAAATCGCTCACCAACTACTCGACTATTTTGAACAGCCACAGTTGCGAAGTCTTCTCTCAGTTCACTTTTACGTCAATGACCAGCTTTATGTGCGGGAGTTAACTAGAGAAACCCAAATTTATGCAGAACGTTCTGGCATTTCCCCGATTGCTGTGGGTGATTTGCGCGAAGCTTTAACCGATGAACCAACAAAAGTCTTAGCTTTGTCTGATGACATAGATGTCATAAATAAACTATTAGGAAATTTGCGCCGCCAATATACTCCAGCGGAACTTTATCTCACAACATCTGTTGCTACCTTCTTTGAAGCAACTAACGCTACTGCCAACAAAGGTGCAGCTGTGCGTTATCTAGCTGAAGAGTTGCTGGGATTACAAACAGCGAATGTGATGACTATTGGTGATAACTTCAATGATGTTGAAATGCTAGAGTACGCTGGGATTGGTGTGGCTATGGGCAATGCACCAGCAGAGGTTCAAGCGATCGCTAAGTGGGTAGCTCCTAGTGTAGAGGAAGAGGGAGCGGCTGTAGCAATTGAAAAATTTTTGCTGTAGAAAGGGTAATTTTTTAAACTTGCTCCATTTAAAATTTACCTAAAAATCAGAAAGGACACCGACGACTGGCCGTGTTTCGTCTCGGTGCCCCTACTGGTTCGCTCCTCACACACCTGATAATATAGCTAAGGTGATTGATTGAGTCAATAGATGTATATAAAAGTTTTTATTTTTTCTTAAGAATAAGAAATAGGGCGTTGCTGAATTTAGATATGAAATGCAAAAATCGGGTACTCTCAACTCTTACTCTCCGCGTCTTAGCGCCTCTGTGTGAAACAAATTCATATTCTCACTCAGCAACGCCAGAAATAGATTACTAATTTATAGCTCCAAAGGTGCAAAAATTCCCAGTTTTTCTTCTAGCAACAACCTTAATACAGACTGAGTAGCCATGACTAATCCCAGTCTGGCTTGAGCTAGTTCTGATGAAGTAATTTTCATCTCACCCCAAATGCGGCAATTGCGCCAAAAGTTTTCAAAAGCTTGGCTCAACTTCAATGCTGCTTTTTCCCAGTTCCATGATCCGCTAACAGCAAAGTAGTCTAAATTATCTACCACTTGAACTAGCTCAGCAATTAGAAAATGCTCATCTGGGTGATTGAAGCGCAGTTTACCATCACAGTTGAGCCAAGGAAGGGAGTTGCAAGAGAGAACACTCCAAAAAACTGGACTAGTATCGGGAACTGGTTCCCTAAGTTCAATTAATCCCTCACGGTGCGCCAGTAACACTAGCGAGCAGCAGCGTGCGTGGGCATACTGTACAGCAAACAACGAATTGGGTACTAGGGATTGGGGAAGGTGGGCCCCCCTCTGGGGATAAGGGGCAATGGGGATTGGGTACTGGGGATTGGGTATCAATTGCCCCTTTTCCTCCCTGATCTCCTGCCCCAGACTACCCACAGCGAGGCTTTGCAGCCAAGCAGCTAAGGCAGAGTCAGTCAATTGTAAATATATCCAACCTGGGGGAACTATTTGAACCTTGAATATGTCACCACAAATCCCTAATAAATGTGAAGCGATCGCATTGGCTATCTCTATAGATTTTTGATTCTGAGATTTTGATAGCCTCATGGCCACACCTGAGACATAGAAAATTTGATTACCATTTCTACCTTTAGATAGAGGAATATTTCTAGCTTCTATGAGTACAGATTTTTCATTTTTAGTATAAATACTTAGTACATCAGCTAAATAACTGTGTATCGAGCGCTTAATTGCTGTGTATTTGCTAACTAGTAGCCTATGATGCACGTAGATTTGTTTAAATAACTGTGTACCATATATTTCTTCATTTTCTGACATCTATCTCCAGATATAAGTTTAATCTAGATAAAGAAAAATGAGAGTAGGATAAAATTTGATGAATATTCGATGAATAGTAAGTAAACTTTACTACCATCATTGTACAGTAAGAAGTATAACAAAATAGTGGATAGCAAATTTTGCTTTCTGCTCTTTGTATGGCTGGCGCTGTTAGGCGTTAAGCCGACCTCGCCAACACAAAGACACTCCTTGCACCTTTTTATGACGTCTTTGTCTTCAGCCGAACGCTCTTTGTTACCTATGCAATCTCCATCTTCTTTTTCTGAGGCTTCACGGCCTTTTTTAACTTGGCAACGGATTCTTGATTGGGCTCAAGAACACTACCGCTGCCGCACCTTCAGCAAAGATGAGCGCATTCCAGCCCGCCCTGGATTGCTATATTTGGTGCAAAGGGGTGCGATCCGTATGGTAGGAACCGCCCAGGTTAGTGCTACAGCAAGTCAGCTCACGTCTCGACGAATCAACAGAACCCCCGAAGAAGCTTTCTTGGGTTTTGTTGGAGCGGGACAACCATTTGAAATTGTTGCTCAGTCTCCATTCACGCTCCAAGCTTATGCTCATGTAGACCAGACAGCGGTGTTGTGGATGTACTGGCATGACTTAGACAACTGGCCTCACTTCCGTCGCGAAGTTATGGATGCCTTTAGGTATCAGCACCAGCGCAAGTTGCTGTGGCTAAGTGCTTTGGGGCAACGCCGCACAATTGACCGACTCTTAGGATTTCTCACATTGTTGATTGAGGAATATGGAGAGCCAGCAATGAGCGACACCGATCCCGATGTAATTCGTGGCTATTGTCTGCCTTTCCCCCTTACTCATGCCCAAATTGGTAGTGCGATCGGTTCGACTCGTGTCACCGTCACCCGCTTAATGGGCAAGTTGCGTCAACGTGGCTTAATTCTCACCCAAGGGGATAATCTTATTTGCTTACCAGCAGAATCGATTAATAGAGCCAACTAAAGCGCAGTTCAGAATTACAAGAAGCCACTCTATAGGCTTCTATAGCAGGAAGAAGCGCTGCTCTGTCTGCCAGCGACAGATGTTAGCGGATTTTGACAAACCCAGCTCGGTTAATCAGTTCCTGCCCCTGCTCAATTCGCAGTAAGTTGGCATAAGCAACACCCGCTTGCTGCTCAGTTTGACTATTCTGTTTGACCACCACAAACAGATTGCGGGTAATTGGGTATTTTCCTGATTGGAAAACCTCAATGTTCAATTTGTTCCGTTTACTAGGACATTCAGACGGGAGGACAAATGGTTCCTGGTAAGGAGCAATATACTGCCCTTGCGTCCGCCCCAACGGCAAGGGCTTGATTGAACATTGAGGAACCACCTCTGGGGCAGAAGCGTAGTAAATGCTACCAGGACTACCAGCCAATTTTTGCAAGGCCTGGGTGGTCGTGGAAATAAACTCCACATTAGAGCCAAAAGCTTGACCGCCCAAGATGTCTTGGACAAAAATTTCAACTGTGCCGCCATCAGCAAGACGCCGATAATAAAGTTTGATCGAGATATTAGAGCCGCCCACTTGCTTCCAATGGCTGAACTTGCCTGCATAAATCGACTTCAATTAATCTATCGTCAGCCCTGGAATGTTGAGATTAGGGTTAACTACTATTTCCAAACCGTCAACTGCCACAGGAATTTGGTACTACCTCCATAGCTGAATAATCCTCTAAACACATTTTATACAGTGGTAAAAGTCTTGCCGCTAGCTTGTCCTGATGAAGATTGGGCTGTGTTGGTGCTGTCAAAACTAATTTGATTTTTTAGGTTAAGACTAAATTTTTTAGTAAAATACCAAAAGCCACCTGCTATTAACGCAACCGTAATTAAAAGGGATACGACAAGAATGAGTATCTCGTTATTTCGGGACATAGCAATTTACACCAATTCACTATAAGTGATTGTGATTTGAAATTTTATTATAAGAGTAGGTTTTTATCCGGTACTAGACTAGTACCGCTGCATTAAACTATTAAGTAATTTGAATGGCTCGTCTATCTATGCCACGTTGCACTAATAATCGGATATATGATTAGCGCACTGGCTGGAAGTCATACCCAGTACGAGAGCGAGAACCTGGAACAATTTTAACTAGTTGCACTGGGGCATTGCGATCGCCTGATGGTAAAAACCGAATTGCCCCAGAAGCACCACTA
This region of Nostoc sp. UHCC 0302 genomic DNA includes:
- the cofH gene encoding 7,8-didemethyl-8-hydroxy-5-deazariboflavin synthase subunit CofH, which encodes MTKSAVETILERALVGCDLSLEEGAVLLKQTEPEAIAAICATADKLRYSQVGDTVTYIINRNINFTNICEQHCSFCAFRRDDGDNGAYWLDSAQILEKATDAVQRGATEICMQGGLNPQAQINGKSLPYYLKLVETIKQEFPQIHLHAFSPQEVQFIARLDGLKYADVIIALRDAGVGSMPGTAAEVLDDEVRRILCPEKIDTATWLEIVSTAHKLGLNTTSTMLSGHIETHEQQIGHLEKLRSLQKTAINQGYPARITEFILLPFVGQEAPKPLRRRVGRDQPVLADALLLGAVARIFLGNWIPNHQQSWVKLGLAGATEALNWGCNDIGGTLMEEHITTMAGALGGTCMEVESLQTAIASLGRPFQQRDTLYQKVKSEEIGVRS
- the psb27 gene encoding photosystem II protein Psb27 — translated: MKRYWSRLLALVLVLAIGLMGCSGSPDSLTGDYRQDTLTVVNAMRQALDLSEDSPNKTEIQAEARQKINDFSARYQRANSVSGLSSFTTVRTALNSLAGHYSSYPNRPVPQKLKNRLEKELQQVESALKRGG
- a CDS encoding family 10 glycosylhydrolase; the encoded protein is MSNRPLNVARPILFWRRLFAVIVTSSLLTPNFGSQPVGAQVTQYCQLSSTAAQKKENLRLSAFKGNQDAQARYQKLVRQQAKELQECRRRTWPQTQALWLRLYPCDIRPGAIEQIMDRIANRGYNQVYVEVFYDGQVLLPATANPTVWPSVIRTSGAENADLLSTAIQKGRQRGLKVYAWMFTTNFGYTYAQRRDREGAIARNGKGQTSLYVVNDSSQVFIDPYNPQAKRDYYNLVQQVLRRRPDGLLLDYIRYPRQTGSDSIATKVTDLWLFSPATQEALFRRALNYKGLDLIRRFLSKGYVTAGDITQVDKLYPQEGEPMWQGRIRPAQKSILPASNRQPLLQWELWQLCVAHAMQGIIDFISMASYPAKQQGIPTGAVFFPEGNQMLGQGYDSRLQPWDRFPSTLEWHPMSYMTCGNASCIAAQVKRVLSMAKPGTQVIPALAGKWGQSVSNRPPLEAQMQALRQFAPRLRGVSHFAYSWQYPQNDSDRKFCRIR
- the polA gene encoding DNA polymerase I, producing the protein MSQTSFNQLTSDSTTATRPTFILVDGHSLAYRSYFAFAKGRDGGLRTKAGIPTSICFGFIKCLLEVMATQQPQAMAVAFDLAETTFRHEADDTYKAGRPETPEDFIPDLENLQELLNGFNLPIFTAPGYEADDVLGTLAQRATAAEYKVKILTGDRDLFQLIDPDKEITVLNFSPDALKRSTNSITEFEAEQVKEKLGVLPTQIVDFKALCGDKSDNIPGVKGIGEKTAVQLLNTYGSLEQIYAALDEIKGATQKKLATGKEDAEKSRYLAQIVIDVPIEVDLEKCKLKGFDTNVLTPILEKLEFKKFLGQINELQQRFGGLVEEVQTAEATDTADTEPEFESGDLAFFSFAETQAAQEQSALLGDGSQTLIQPNIIDTEAKLTELVKLLQKFTNPQTPVAWDTETTDLEPRDAELVGIGCCWGTKPDEVAYIPLGHKTGENLNLDVALTALRPILESAEYPKSLQNAKFDRLVFRCQGINLAGVVFDPMLASYLLNADTSHNLSDLAQRYLGLIAKSYVDLVPKGKSIADIDIPAVADYCGMDVYSTFGLVPKLREELEKIPALYKLLVEVEQPLEAVLAEMEYTGVRINSAYLKELSQQLEIDLARLQEQAIEIAGENFNLGSPKQLSQILFEKLGLSTKHSRKIQTGYSTDAATLEKLQEVDDTGFVEAIIQYRTLSKLKSTYVDALPALVRPDTQRLHTDFNQVATSTGRLSSSNPNLQNIPIRTAFSRQIRKAFLPEPGWLMVAADYSQIELRILAHLSQEPILVQAYQQNEDIHTVTARLVFEKEDITSDERRLAKTINFGVIYGMGSLRFSRSTGIDKAVANEFIKRFNERYPKVFAYLEGVKKQAIAQGYVETILGRRRYVEFTNNSLRKLKDRNPEDIDLSKLKNLGPYDAGLLRSAANAPIQGSSADIIKIAMVKLHEILKGYQARLLLQVHDELVFEVSPQEWEELQPQIKSVMEDAVQLSVPLIVDVRAGENWMETK
- a CDS encoding Cof-type HAD-IIB family hydrolase, which encodes MQKASATHLASTGNQAIAAKDIKLLVVDVDGTIAGKSNTLSKAVKQAIAAVQARGIQVAIATGRMYCSALRFHQEISSNLPLLAYQGAWIQDPANQKIHRNLVVSRKIAHQLLDYFEQPQLRSLLSVHFYVNDQLYVRELTRETQIYAERSGISPIAVGDLREALTDEPTKVLALSDDIDVINKLLGNLRRQYTPAELYLTTSVATFFEATNATANKGAAVRYLAEELLGLQTANVMTIGDNFNDVEMLEYAGIGVAMGNAPAEVQAIAKWVAPSVEEEGAAVAIEKFLL
- a CDS encoding DALR anticodon-binding domain-containing protein, with the translated sequence MSENEEIYGTQLFKQIYVHHRLLVSKYTAIKRSIHSYLADVLSIYTKNEKSVLIEARNIPLSKGRNGNQIFYVSGVAMRLSKSQNQKSIEIANAIASHLLGICGDIFKVQIVPPGWIYLQLTDSALAAWLQSLAVGSLGQEIREEKGQLIPNPQYPIPIAPYPQRGAHLPQSLVPNSLFAVQYAHARCCSLVLLAHREGLIELREPVPDTSPVFWSVLSCNSLPWLNCDGKLRFNHPDEHFLIAELVQVVDNLDYFAVSGSWNWEKAALKLSQAFENFWRNCRIWGEMKITSSELAQARLGLVMATQSVLRLLLEEKLGIFAPLEL
- a CDS encoding Crp/Fnr family transcriptional regulator, producing MTSLSSAERSLLPMQSPSSFSEASRPFLTWQRILDWAQEHYRCRTFSKDERIPARPGLLYLVQRGAIRMVGTAQVSATASQLTSRRINRTPEEAFLGFVGAGQPFEIVAQSPFTLQAYAHVDQTAVLWMYWHDLDNWPHFRREVMDAFRYQHQRKLLWLSALGQRRTIDRLLGFLTLLIEEYGEPAMSDTDPDVIRGYCLPFPLTHAQIGSAIGSTRVTVTRLMGKLRQRGLILTQGDNLICLPAESINRAN